The segment TGCATGTACTGCCACTACACCGCCGACCGCTCGGTGGACGCGGGCATCCCCAGCGTGCAGCTGTGCGTGGGCTGCCACGTTCCGGCCAGCTCGGCGCCCACCTCGCTGCGCGGCCAGGCCCAGCTGGCGTTCCCCAAGGTCAAGGGCAACGACAGCACCGGGTACAACGAGGGGCAGAAGCTGGTGGACTACTGGCGCCGCGGCGAAGGGATTCCCTGGGTGCGCATCCACAAGATCCCCGAGCACGCCAAGTTCCCGCACTATTCGCACGTGAACGCCGGGCTCCAGTGCCAGACGTGCCACGGCAAGGTCGAAGACATGAAGGAAGTCTTCCAGGCCTCGTCGCTGCG is part of the Longimicrobium sp. genome and harbors:
- a CDS encoding cytochrome c3 family protein, whose product is MTKVLRIAVMALLPIAAAASCRDYSPPDAPEQPIAFYHTVHARDNKIPCMYCHYTADRSVDAGIPSVQLCVGCHVPASSAPTSLRGQAQLAFPKVKGNDSTGYNEGQKLVDYWRRGEGIPWVRIHKIPEHAKFPHYSHVNAGLQCQTCHGKVEDMKEVFQASSLRMGWCIDCHRGEMPLSAAEEASVKARSSFVRKVNAMRESGGDVRGLTATYPNQRASTDCVVCHY